The following nucleotide sequence is from Futiania mangrovi.
CGCGGGGCCGGTTTTCTGGATCGCCGCGAAAGGGGAGCGGCAGGGCCCCTTCGACATGGGCACGCTCAAGGGACTGGCGCGCGAGGGCAAGCTCACGCCCGACACGCTGGTCTGGACCGACGGCATGGAGGGCTGGGAGAAGGCCAGCGCCGCGCCCTCGCTGAGCGTCCTGTTCGGCGCCATGCCGCCGCCCTTGCCGGGGGCGTGACGCGGGAGGCCGCATGACCGACGCGGCGGAGGAGGGCAGGCGCTTCCCCTGCGCCATGTGCGGGGCGAAGCTCGCCTATGCGCCCGGCACCGAGGTGCTCGCCTGCGCCTATTGCGGGCACGAGAACCGGATCGCGGCACGGGGAAGCGTCGAGGAACTGGACTATCTCGCGGGCCTGCGCGACCTCGCCGCGACCGTCCCGACGGAGGAGCGGCGAACCGTCAAGTGCGACGCCTGCGCGGCGAGCTTCGAGTTCGATCCGAAGCTGCACGCAAGCGCTTGTCCCTTTTGCGGCAGTCCGATCGTCGTCGCGCCGACGCTCACCCGCGTGTTCCAGCCGCAGGGCGTGCTGCCGTTCCAGATCGCGGAGCGCGATGCGCGCGCCGCGCTCAAGACATGGCTCGGCTCGCGCTGGTTCGCGCCCAATTCCCTGGCGACTGCAGCCGAACAAAACGGTTCGCTGTCCGGGCTCTACGTGCCGTTCTGGACCTATGACTCGCAGACGGCAACGGCTTATACCGGGCAGCGGGGCGATGCCTATTGGGTAACGCAAACCGTCACGGTGAACGTCAACGGCAAACCCCAGCGCCAGACCCGGCGCGTGCGCAAGATCCGCTGGACACCGGTCAGCGGCCGCGTGGCGCGCGCCTTCGACGACGTTCTGGTGGTGGCGAGCCACAGCCTGCCGCGCCGATATGTCGAGGCGCTGGCGCCCTGGCCGCTCGGCGCGGTGAAGCCCTATGACGCGGCGTGGCTCGCGGGCTACCGGGCGGAAACCTACCAGGTCGCGCTCGACGACGGGTTCGAGGACGCGCGCCACCAGATGGACGCGGTGATCCGCGGCGACATCCGGCGCGACATCGGCGGCGACGCCCAGCGCATCGGCCACGTCGACACGCGCCATGCGAACGTGACCTTCAAGCAGGTCCTCTTGCCCGTGTGGATGGCCGCCTACCGTCACGGCGGCAAGAGCTATCGTTTCATGGTCAATGCCGCGACCGGCGAGGTGCAGGGGGAGCGTCCCTATTCCTGGGTGAAGATCGCGCTCGCCGCGGCAGCCGCGCTGGTCGCGGCGGGCATCCTCGCCATGGTCTATGCCGGGGGCGGGTTCGAGGGGCTGAACTAGCCCTTCACGCAGCGCAGGACGAAGACGAGCGTGTCGCCCTCCTCGCGCTGCTCGACCAGTTCATGTCCGCTGGTGTCGCAATAGTGCGGGAAGTCGATGCGCGCGGCCGGGTCGGTGGCGAGCACGGTCAGCAGCGCGCCGGGCGCAAGGCTGCCCATCCTCTTGCGCGCCTTCAGAACCGGAAGCGGGCATTGCAGCCCGCGCACGTCGAGCGTTTCGGTCATCTTCCGTCCTTGAGCCTCGCCTGCAAGCTGGCATGCTGTCCGTCTATGCCACGGGCGGCGCAGACGCGAAAAGAGGGCGCGTGCGCACCGCGACATGTCGCTCGTGCGATGGCCGGGACGGACGGCTTGTGCGTGTTATCTTCATGGCCAACGCACCGGCGGAAAATACTTGGAACGCATGACGATGGCAGATGGCGGCGGCGAGATGGAGAGACCCCCGATCCCCGGCGGGCGGGGTGGGCGCAAGGCGCGGCCCACGCCCAGGGGGCGGCAGGCCGATCCGGCGGCGCTGGAAGAGGTTCGGGCGTTGCTCGGCGACCGGCCCCGCGGGCGGGACCTGCTGATCGAGCATCTGCACCTGATCCAGGACGCGCGCGGGCACATTTCGGCGGCACACCTGAGGGCGCTCGCCGCTGAGCTGCGCTTGTCGCAGGCCGAGGTCTATGAGGTCGCGACCTTCTACGCCCATTTCGACTTGGTGAAGGAAGGGGCGATGCCGCCGCCTGCGACCACAATCCGGGTTTGCGACTCGCTCACCTGCGCGCTGAAGGGGGCCGAGGCTCTGAGGGGCGCGCTGGAGGCCGGTACGGACCCGGCGGAGGTGCGCGTCGTGCGTGCGCCCTGCATG
It contains:
- a CDS encoding primosomal protein N' (replication factor Y) - superfamily II helicase, with amino-acid sequence MTDAAEEGRRFPCAMCGAKLAYAPGTEVLACAYCGHENRIAARGSVEELDYLAGLRDLAATVPTEERRTVKCDACAASFEFDPKLHASACPFCGSPIVVAPTLTRVFQPQGVLPFQIAERDARAALKTWLGSRWFAPNSLATAAEQNGSLSGLYVPFWTYDSQTATAYTGQRGDAYWVTQTVTVNVNGKPQRQTRRVRKIRWTPVSGRVARAFDDVLVVASHSLPRRYVEALAPWPLGAVKPYDAAWLAGYRAETYQVALDDGFEDARHQMDAVIRGDIRRDIGGDAQRIGHVDTRHANVTFKQVLLPVWMAAYRHGGKSYRFMVNAATGEVQGERPYSWVKIALAAAAALVAAGILAMVYAGGGFEGLN
- a CDS encoding sulfurtransferase TusA family protein, which encodes MTETLDVRGLQCPLPVLKARKRMGSLAPGALLTVLATDPAARIDFPHYCDTSGHELVEQREEGDTLVFVLRCVKG